CGAAGTGGCTCTACGGTCCCTTCGAGGCGTGGGGGTTGTCCTACGCGGCGGCGCATACAGTGGGCTTTATCGTCGCGCTCGGCCTGATCACGTACCTGCACGTCGTGTTCGGCGAGATGATTCCCAAGGCACTCGCCCTTCAGGCCCCCGAAAGCGTGAGTGTGCGGGTCAACCCCCTGATGCGGGCCTTCGGGCTGCTCTTCCGGCCCCTGACACTGATTCTGAATGCCACGGCGTTCGGGCTGATGCGGCTGCTCGGCATCAAGGATCCCGGCAAGGGAGCCACGCTGTATACCAGCAAGGAACTCGCCATCGTGACCGAGGAAACCGCCGCGAGCGGGCAGCTCGGCGACGTACAGCGCAACCTGATCCACAACATCTTCGAGCTCGAGGAACGCACTGCTGAGGAGCTGATGACCTCGCGCCGGCGCATGGAAGCCGTGCCGGTGACGGCCACATCCGCCGACCTCACGGCCCTGATCGCCGCTTCCCCGCGCAGCCGCTACCCGGTGTACGAGGGCGACCTCGACAACGTGATCGGCGTGCTGCACATCAAGGACTTCATGCGCGCCCGTGCCCAGGACCGCCCGCTGCGGCTGCGCACGCTGCTGCGCCCGCTGCCGAGTGTCGCCGCGAGCGCCACCGCCGAGGAGCTCCTGAGCCTCTTCAAGCGCCAGCGCGTGCACGCAGCGCTCGTCGTCGACGAGTTCGGCGGCACGCTGGGCTTCGTCACGATGGACGACCTCATTCAGGACGTGATCGAGGAGGAGGGCGCACCCGAAAGCGACTGGGTCAAGGTCAACGAGGACGGCTCGCTCACCCTCGATGGCGAGGTGACCCTGACCGAACTCGTCGAGGACCACGGCCTGCACCTGGGGCGCGAGGACGTGACCACCGTGGCCGGCCTCGTCCTGGCCGAGCACGGCGTGGTGCCTGATCCTGGCACGACCGTACATGTCCCCGGCTATGACCTGACGGTCGAGGAGGTGCAGGGCCTCAAGATCACGCGGGTGCGGGTGCGGCCCCTCGGGGAAGCGGCGCGCGAGGGCGGCCCCATGACGAGCTGATCAGGTGGCGGGCTGAGCAGCGGGGTGAACAGTGGCCTGCGCGAGAAATTCGCTCGCGGGCCGTCTCCTTGGCCCTCCTCCGCACCACCGGACCCTACTGGAACGGACCCGCCTCCGCTCGTGACCAGTGATAGGGGTAGGACCTTCAACTCGTCCGGCCACCGCTATGAACAGGGCCAGAGAGA
The genomic region above belongs to Deinococcus reticulitermitis and contains:
- a CDS encoding hemolysin family protein, whose translation is MSVPATSPDPLTDGLIPLGIILTLVLINGLFVAAEFALVGARRSRLHTLAEGGNAAARWLMGVFDRPTGKDGYIAIAQLGITLASIGLGMYGEPSVAKWLYGPFEAWGLSYAAAHTVGFIVALGLITYLHVVFGEMIPKALALQAPESVSVRVNPLMRAFGLLFRPLTLILNATAFGLMRLLGIKDPGKGATLYTSKELAIVTEETAASGQLGDVQRNLIHNIFELEERTAEELMTSRRRMEAVPVTATSADLTALIAASPRSRYPVYEGDLDNVIGVLHIKDFMRARAQDRPLRLRTLLRPLPSVAASATAEELLSLFKRQRVHAALVVDEFGGTLGFVTMDDLIQDVIEEEGAPESDWVKVNEDGSLTLDGEVTLTELVEDHGLHLGREDVTTVAGLVLAEHGVVPDPGTTVHVPGYDLTVEEVQGLKITRVRVRPLGEAAREGGPMTS